GCTAAGGACAAATCGATAGTTGTGACTGGAGCAGCAACCATAAACGGGATGTTATGTCTTTGCGCGAGCACGGCAGCTTGATATGTCCCGATCTATCCATACCTCGGATCAGCTGACGTCTTCCCGAAGTTTCCGCTTGATTCGCAGCTGACTGACCTTGTTCGCCGTGTCACCATTCTTCACCACTCGGTCAGCACCGACAATGACACCGTCGATGTCCTCATGTTGGAAAAGAGACCCGAGCATAGTGTCACCTGTCACAGTGAGAtggtcagcttcatctTGACAATGTTCGCCTCATGGACAGCTGAGACAGAGTACGTACAGATCATACAGGCTGGTATTTGCAATGTGGTGAGTTCGAGCGAGGTCAATCTGGAACCTTGGTGGTAAGGTGTGGTCTGGGCGTAATAAGCTGTGTCGAGCTGGTCGGCTTCGAATAGAGCTGTGATGACACCGATAGCAGTTCCGTAACCCTGAGAGGTGTGCTGTCTCAGCTCATACCTTGGATCATGGTCAGTCAGCTGACTCACTGAAGTTGCTAAGCTACCGGTATTGCAGACGGTAACAACCTTGATAcctttcttcccattcccgcctctcttcttccacagCCATTCAGCACCCAACCTGCCCATCTCCATATTCCTCtccagatcttcctcatgAACATCCCCGCAGACcgtcttgatcttctccacaaTCTCGTCCACGCTcttgccttctccttcagccTGCTTGAGTACCAGTCGAATGCGATCCATCGCTTCGCCAAGATTGACAGCGGTAGGTCGTGATGATTGGAGATAATCGGCTGTCTCGTGAATCCATTTGATGGcttcggaagaggaggagaacgatggacctgaagaagaggagaggtaGGATCGCAGGGAGAGAGCAGCCAACGAGGCGATGGCGGGTGCCCCTCGGATCCGCATAGATTTGATAGCGTCAAAAGCCTCTTGAGGTGTAGACACCGGCATCCAGACAACGGAGTGGCTAGAAGGGAATTTGTAAGCTTGCTTCAGTCCAGCGACAGTTCACTTTGCGCTAAATCTGCAATGATTTAGTAGCCCATTACTCACGGAAGCAAGAGCTGATCAACAATCTCAACCTGTCCGGACTTGTCAATCCGGATGGATGTCATCATGTCGGGTAAGGGCTTCTTGCCCGAAGGAGCTGCTGCGACCATTTTTGTACTGTTGATACGCTGGAGTCAAAAGCAGATGCGCGATGGAGCTGAAGATGGCTCAATTGTCCGCTGGGCTTTGGCAGACGAGTGGAGATGTCAAAAGATTATTCGATGTTGTTGATAGAGCAAAACGCAAAGCACGTTTTTCCACGACAACCAGTTTTCGTTCTGTGAGCTGtaggaagtggaggtcatTTGCGAGTGGCGAAGATCTAATCATTCGTCGTTTTCGATAACCACAGTTTGTATTGACATTAGGAATGAATTGTAATAAGCGCTGCCCCTTCTATTGGGGGTCCGCCTACGATGGacagatgagagatgaaagaAAGCCTGACATTTATTGTTTGTTTTAGCCATCGCTTCTCTAGCAAAGCTACCCGTCAGGTAGTGAGAGAATGACGCTGAACTTACTGGCCTGCGGGTCGAACTCGGCTTCTCATCTAGCTCTCAATCACAATCAAGACGTTACGTATCTCACACCGACCAGCATAcatccctccacctcgattccttcctcatctcgtgTTCTTGACCTTGTTTCGACCTCTGCCCATTCCCTGCTTCTGCTCTCCTCCGGTGAAGATCAACGGCCGGGCAGAAACATATTACTCGGGGCAGGTACGAACACTTATGGTCACCTCGGTCCCCGTTGCGCGTTGTGGGACGATGTCAAGCCTGAAGGACGGTGGAAGGAGGTCGACTTGCTAAATAGTTTAGGATTGGATGGAGACTGGGAACCCGTGAAGATAGCTGCCACTTGGTCAACCAGCGTTATCGTATATCAGAAGCTACGCGGGAAGGAGAAACATGCGGATGGTGGGAGCTCCAATACCAAGACTCCGTCGGCGACGCGGCAAGAAGGCTCTGGGAGTTCCGAACAGCTCGTCGTTTCGTGCGGGTCGAACGATTTCGGGGAATTAGGAACCACCCAACCCGTCACGCTTGATGCGCCAAACCCTATACCGGTCTCGCAAGCTTCTCAAAGACCGACGATCGTCGATTTGGGCTTGAGGAATGGGGAAACAGTGGAGATGATAAAAGGAGGCCAGAGACATGTTGTCGCTGTCATTGCGGGCTTGGACAAGCAAAGAGTGATAGGTTGGGGTGCATCTCGGAAAGGAGAGCTGGATATATCTAGTCTCGGTATCTCCAAGACGAGCTCAAGCGCGAAAAGCAAAGGG
The sequence above is drawn from the Kwoniella newhampshirensis strain CBS 13917 chromosome 7, whole genome shotgun sequence genome and encodes:
- a CDS encoding methylthioribose-1-phosphate isomerase; the encoded protein is MVAAAPSGKKPLPDMMTSIRIDKSGQVEIVDQLLLPHSVVWMPVSTPQEAFDAIKSMRIRGAPAIASLAALSLRSYLSSSSGPSFSSSSEAIKWIHETADYLQSSRPTAVNLGEAMDRIRLVLKQAEGEGKSVDEIVEKIKTVCGDVHEEDLERNMEMGRLGAEWLWKKRGGNGKKGIKVVTVCNTGSLATSGYGTAIGVITALFEADQLDTAYYAQTTPYHQGSRLTSLELTTLQIPACMICDTMLGSLFQHEDIDGVIVGADRVVKNGDTANKIGTYQAAVLAQRHNIPFMVAAPVTTIDLSLATGKEIHIEHRPSVEATQVRGLNIETGKLSVVRITPEGVGEGDKPWQRVYNPSFDVTPAELISCVVTEKGVAERKEGEKNIDVASIC